AAATGTCTTTACCGGATCTGTTTTTACGCTCATTCAAAAACCTCCCTATATAACTACTCAACATTAAGCATTCGCTAAAAAACGAGAAAATCCTTGATGAAAATACATAAAAGGAAAATGTTTCTACCTTTTTTCTCCAGAAATACCGACCTCATTTGACACTTATCTAGCAATCTATTGTAAAATGGTGTAATAACAATAATGAGGTTAATTACATAGAGTGATGGAGGCTTATATAGAATGTTTTGTCACAAATGTGGTAGGAAAGTGACATCTGATGCAAATTTTTGCTTTAATTGTGGAGCGAATTTGAAGGATGATGTGGAGCATAATGAAGACGAATGGTTAGAAGGTAGAGGGAAAAATAAGAAAAAGCGTTTTACATATATGCCATTTTTACCTCCCATTATTAGCTTAGTGTTGATAGCTGGAACTATCGGGTGGTATTACAATCATGAGCAGAGTGTCAATGCAGAAGTGCTGACCATAAAAAAGGAAGCAGAAGACTTGGCCCTGCAGGGAGAGTATGACATGGCAAAGGAAGAATTGGCCGGTGCCATGGAATTAAGACCATCATATCATGTGTTGCGAAACAATCTCGAAGTAGTGAAAATTGCGGAAGAGGTTAACGGGGAGTTAGAGGAAGTAAAAGAGCAGATCAAAACGAAGAAGTTTGAAGATGCCGAAAAAAATCTAACAAGGCTCCGTGAGAAAATTACCAGATTAGATGGACCTTTGATTCAACCATTAAAAGAAGATGTGTCCGAAAAAGATGTCATGATTAAAGTAGGAAAAATAAACAATGAGCTAGATCAGCTCAAAACGGTGGATGAACTTTCAAGAAAGCTTGCAGTCATTTCTTCCATTCCTTCAGAAGAGGGGAAAGCGGTAAAAGAGCAAATATTAAATCGCATCGTGCAGCTTACGGTGGAGGATGCAGAAGAGAAAATCGAGCAGATGCAGTTTACCAATGCGATGACTCTAGCAGACAGAGGGCTTCAATATGCCGTGAATGATAAACGACTCCTTTCTTTAAAAGAAAAAATCGAGCAAGCTCGTAAAGAATTTGAGCAGGCGGAGTTTGAAAGAATAGAAAAGGCCATGGAAGCAGCGGCGAAAGAAGATTTGAAAAATAAAAACGCCGCCCTGGAAATCGTTAACTTTAAGGCGGAAGAGGATGAGGTCGGAGGGATGACTGTCACTGGAGAAGTGAAAAATATTGTGTCAGCAACCGTATCCTCCATTACTGTCTACTATAATATTTTAAGCAAAGATAAGAATGTATTAGATACCGGTTTTACCACCGTCTACCCTTTCAAATTGGAGCCAGGTAAAAAAGGAAAGTTCGAAGACTATTATTATGGTGTATTTGAAGATGTGACAGTGGAGATAGAAAACATTACATGGGTTGTGGAAGAGTAGAAAAGCTTTCGAAACGGCCAAACATTAAGAAGGTGTAGCAATGAATGTAAAATGGTTCATAAGTATCATCATGACGATCATTTTGATTAGTGGGGGAATACTTGGTTATTTTCATATAAAAAATACAATCCCAGCCCAACTGACGGCTCCATCGAAGCTGTATTTAGAGTCGGAAGTAGTAGAAAAAGAAAATGTACCTCAAGCTTTGAAAGAAATTATTTTTGAATCTCAAAAGCTGGTGGTGAAAATTGAATTACCGGACGGGTCGTTTGGATCTGGTTTTCTTTACAATGACAAAGGTGATGTCATTACAAATGCTCATGTAGTAGCAAATGCAAGAGACGTAAAAGTAACTTCTGCAGATTCAAAGGAACTGACAGGAGAAGTGATCGGCATCAGCATTGATACGGATATTGCTGTAGTGCGGGTACCTGAACTTGAAGGGTCACAACCTTTCAAACTAGCGAAAACTAGAAAAGCAGAGCTCGGTGATGATGTGATTGCCTTGGGGAGCCCTTTAGGACTTCAAAATACAGTCACAACAGGGATCATTAGTGGTGTCGGCCGTGAGTTTGAAATCGATTCATTCAAATATGAAGACGTGTTCCAAATTTCCGCACCGATTGCACCTGGTAATAGTGGCGGTCCGTTAATTGATACAAAAACAGGGGAAGTAGTGGGAATCAATTCCGCAACTATGGATCAAGGCGTGATTGGCTTCAGTATTCCTTTAGTGAACGTCATCCCGATGATTGAAAGCTGGTCGGCTTCTCCAATGGAGTCACTGCCAAGGATTGGAGCTAACACAACTGGAAACAGTGCAGGCGAAACATCAACGAATGCTGATATTGCAGAATACCTCGTCAATTATTTTTATGAAAGCATCAATTATCGCGATTATGTGACCGCCTATTCGTTGCTCGGAAGCAGCTGGCAATCTAAAACGGCTTATGAGGATTTTCGTGCAGGCTATTTAGATTACTTAACAATAGAAGTAGATGATTTACTGACAAAGCAGAATGGCAATAAAGTCGAAGTCATCACGGTCATAACTGCGCAGGAGCGCTCGGAAAAAGGAGTTTCTTATAAGAAATTTAAGGTTACCTTTGAGCTGGGGCTTGAGAATGATCAAATGAAGATACTTTCTGAGAAGCGGGAGAGTATGGAATAGGATAAATAGAAAAGGCCAAGCGTTGATGATGCTTTGGCCTTTTTGCTAGAGTTCGAAAGTATATAACTCGGTTGATTTCAGTTCTAGGCGCTTCGCTTGCCTGCGGGCGGTCCGTGAGCTTCCTCAGGCTTTGCCTTCCGGGCTCTCACCTGTCCCTTTCTCCCGCGGGCGTCTGCGCGCCTTCCACTCCAATCAACTGTGTAGTCTCATCCCCATTACACGCCTTGCTCCTATCACTTTTTTGCGCCAGTAAGAATCTAGGGGGGCGATTGCTACTTTCTTTTCTAGGCGGGATGTGTGTAAGATGGAATTATTCCCAATGAAGATTGCGACATGACCAATCCTGTGAATTCCTTTATATTTTGCACGCTTGGGTGTGGTGAAGAACAGAAGATCTCCGCGTCTAACAGAGGACAGTGGGATAGATTTACCGAAAAGATATTGTTGCCGGGAAGTTCTTGGCAAAATAATGCCATGCGCACCATATACATATTGAACAAAGGAACTGCAATCAAACCTGTCTGTCCGTCCGGACTCCGCACCAAAAACGTATGGTGTACCAAGGAATTCCTTACCAGTTTTAATAATTCGTTTTGCCTTTTGGAGGGACATACATGTCACCTTCTTTCATCTATTGCTATATTAGTAGATGAAAGATGATAGAGAATTGCTTGGACAATCTAGTAGTTTTTTACATAGGAGGTAGGAATATGAGTGTAAAAGATAGATTTTTGCATTACCTGGGAGTAGTGGAAAAAGAGACGAATCTTGAATTTTTAAATGAACTTATTGCTGCTCACCAATCAAAGGTAAGATGGGAAACTTGGACCAAGTTCCTTGATTTTGAAGAGAGGAAGCAGGAGAATCTTTATTTGCCAAGTATCGAGGAATATGTGGATAGAGTGATAAAGACCGGAACAGGCGGAACTTGCTGGACATTGGCGATTGGCTTTCATTTTCTTTTAAAAGAGCTGGGTTTTAAAGTTGATTATTTGTATATGACACCTGGTCATCTTTGTTTGCAGGTGGAATTAGATCAGCCCTATTATGTGGATGTCGGGTATTGTGCGCCGTTTTTTAAGGCGTTTCCTTTGCATAGCTCTTTTGAAGTAAGTACGGATATGGAGATATTCCGTTATCAGGTAAACGGGGATGAAGCTTTGGTGGAGCGTTCCCCAGGGCCGACGAAGTCATTGGGTTTGAAGCCTGTTACTTTTGAGGAAGTGAAGGGGCCTTTACTTGATTCCCATAATTGGGAGGAGGGATTTTCATTTCATAGCTTGAGGATGTTTGGCTATATAGACGGAGTCCCTTATCAATTGCGGGAAAATGCAATCAGACGATTCAAGGATCATACGCATGTGGAAGAAGAGTTGACCGATGAGCAGATGCGTTATTGGATTGAGGAAAAGTTTGGTGCAGATTATGGTGTATACTTGCGGGCGAA
This window of the Sutcliffiella horikoshii genome carries:
- a CDS encoding S1C family serine protease, translated to MNVKWFISIIMTIILISGGILGYFHIKNTIPAQLTAPSKLYLESEVVEKENVPQALKEIIFESQKLVVKIELPDGSFGSGFLYNDKGDVITNAHVVANARDVKVTSADSKELTGEVIGISIDTDIAVVRVPELEGSQPFKLAKTRKAELGDDVIALGSPLGLQNTVTTGIISGVGREFEIDSFKYEDVFQISAPIAPGNSGGPLIDTKTGEVVGINSATMDQGVIGFSIPLVNVIPMIESWSASPMESLPRIGANTTGNSAGETSTNADIAEYLVNYFYESINYRDYVTAYSLLGSSWQSKTAYEDFRAGYLDYLTIEVDDLLTKQNGNKVEVITVITAQERSEKGVSYKKFKVTFELGLENDQMKILSEKRESME
- a CDS encoding C40 family peptidase, with protein sequence MSLQKAKRIIKTGKEFLGTPYVFGAESGRTDRFDCSSFVQYVYGAHGIILPRTSRQQYLFGKSIPLSSVRRGDLLFFTTPKRAKYKGIHRIGHVAIFIGNNSILHTSRLEKKVAIAPLDSYWRKKVIGARRVMGMRLHS
- a CDS encoding arylamine N-acetyltransferase, with amino-acid sequence MSVKDRFLHYLGVVEKETNLEFLNELIAAHQSKVRWETWTKFLDFEERKQENLYLPSIEEYVDRVIKTGTGGTCWTLAIGFHFLLKELGFKVDYLYMTPGHLCLQVELDQPYYVDVGYCAPFFKAFPLHSSFEVSTDMEIFRYQVNGDEALVERSPGPTKSLGLKPVTFEEVKGPLLDSHNWEEGFSFHSLRMFGYIDGVPYQLRENAIRRFKDHTHVEEELTDEQMRYWIEEKFGADYGVYLRAKEIYRKRKG
- a CDS encoding FxLYD domain-containing protein, giving the protein MFCHKCGRKVTSDANFCFNCGANLKDDVEHNEDEWLEGRGKNKKKRFTYMPFLPPIISLVLIAGTIGWYYNHEQSVNAEVLTIKKEAEDLALQGEYDMAKEELAGAMELRPSYHVLRNNLEVVKIAEEVNGELEEVKEQIKTKKFEDAEKNLTRLREKITRLDGPLIQPLKEDVSEKDVMIKVGKINNELDQLKTVDELSRKLAVISSIPSEEGKAVKEQILNRIVQLTVEDAEEKIEQMQFTNAMTLADRGLQYAVNDKRLLSLKEKIEQARKEFEQAEFERIEKAMEAAAKEDLKNKNAALEIVNFKAEEDEVGGMTVTGEVKNIVSATVSSITVYYNILSKDKNVLDTGFTTVYPFKLEPGKKGKFEDYYYGVFEDVTVEIENITWVVEE